aattcttgatttaattgattaatacgcgggttttgttttttgtttggaaaaaagccaaaatattttaattttatttatataataataataataataataataataataataataataataccaattcCACATAATAAAAGTccacagattattattattattattattattattattattattattatttctgtgtgTATTTTCAGGGTCTTGGGTTTCAGTACTGACTCAGCTCCACTTTGTtacacacattaatataaagCTGCTTTAGTTTTAatcacacatctctctctctatctctctctctcacacacacacaaaacagagagaaaaaaaaaactccagtgtTAATTTAACACCTACAGTGTTTCATTCTTGTCCATCTGGACTTATAGAAGCACAATGAGTGTTAATTTGTCCTCATGTCATCCGTCACAATGAGGTTAAAAGTGGCAGGAATGACATGTTCAATATTCGATTCAATTAGACccaagtgaaataaataaatacatggccTATCCAGGAATTATTCTCATGTTACAGATTGAATTCTTTACCTCAGAGAATGTGTCTGTTTTTgcccacatacagtatgtttgagtTGTGAATCGTGACTTATATAAATTCTTTGGAAGAGAAAAAATCCAGTGTAACGTTGTAGgatcgtttttttattttattttatatatatatatagtggtagGACTTTTTTCTCatgttaaattatatatatatatatatatatatatatatatattaaaaacaaaattagaaaGTAATGAATTCATAACCTGGTCTTGAAAAAGTGGTTTCAAAGAGATATGCAGCAAGACTTAAGTAAATTGATGAGCTTCGTATATAGATCGTGTGCCTGCGTGTGTTtgtgcctgcgtgtgtgtgtgcgtgcttcaTATAACGCACAGTCGTACAGGGATTCCTGTATCTTCTGGAGGACACGTTGTACTTTCGAACCTGAGGGAGGGAGAAATAGAGCGAGAAAGAGGAAAAGACTGAGAGGAGGAGGGGATAGTCACTACAGTTTCAATTCAGCCGACAAACTTTTGTTTTCTTCCGTCAAAGATCTGattattgtttttcctttttaattgtTTGGGGCGAACTGTTTACAGAGGTATGGTGAAATTATGCATTCCTTAGCCAAGTTAAGAGTTTCACTCTATTCCCTAAAGAGCAGGACGTATTTTTAATTAGCAACATGCAGTTGAAGAAATAAtctaaaagagttttttttttggtattaagaAGTGCTTTTTGTGTAAATTTCTCCTCAGTTGacctttctgtttctttctacAGATAATATCATGGACTTAGGAATGGGAGGTGAGAAGAGCAACAATGAGATCCCATATGCTTCCAGTAGTTTTCAGTCCAGTCGAAGCGGGCAAACAGTTACGTATTTGGGAAAGTTTGCCTTCGACACCCCTCCTTCGGGCGGCATTGGCAGCTCGGGCTGGTGCCCGGACAACAACATCATCAGCCTGGTAAGTGCCGGCATCCTTGGTGTGTCCCCGTCACCAGGTTCGATCACCACTCAGACATCGTCATCGGGCGGCATGAACGTCCAATCGTCAGACATTGACCAAGTGTATGCCCCGCCCCTCCCCACCTACTCCGCCTGCGGTGACATGTACCAGGAGCAGGTGGCATTCCACCACAGCCCTGCTGCCTCCTCATCACTGTCCTATGCACCGTCCGAGTACCACAGTACCTCCAAAGCTGTGGACGCCAGCCTCTTCTCCATGATCCCAGACTATAACCTGTTCCAGCACCAAGGTGGAGCGGGTGAAGCGGGTGCCATGGAACACAAACCTTTCCAAAGCGTGGAGCCCCTTCGGGTTAACCCACCACCTATCACGCCGCTCGAGACCATCCGGGCGTTTAAGGACAAGCAGCAGCTGCAGCCGGGCTTCCTGGGCTCCCAACAGCACCATGTTTCCcagcaccaccaccaacaccagCAAATACCCCTCACCCTTAAACCCGTGCGCCCCCGAAAGTACCCAAACCGCCCGAGCAAGACACCGGTGCATGAGCGTCCCCACGCCTGTCCGGCCGAGCACTGCGACCGGCGTTTCTCGCGCTCTGACGAGCTCACGCGTCACCTGCGCATCCACACAGGCCATAAGCCCTTCCAGTGCCGCATCTGCATGCGCTCGTTCAGCCGCAGCGACCACCTGACCACGCACATCCGCACGCACACCGGCGAGAAGCCTTTCTCCTGCGACTTCTGTGGACGCAAGTTTGCTCGCAGCGATGAGCGCAAGCGCCACGCCAAGGTGCACCTCAAGCACAAGGACAAGAAACCTGCAGAGAAGGCGGGCAGCTCGAGCGCCACAGCGACGACGGCCACTCGTACGTCTCCACCAGGATCCTGCGGAAGCAGCGGAGCCAGTGGGGCCAATGTCCTGACTGTTACCACGTGCGCATAGGACTGAGACTGGCACTAGTGTTTGAGAAGAATAAGGGAGGAAGAAACTGCCTTTCTTCTGAAAGGACTAGCAATTGACTCTTAgaaactctctctttctctcttcatgCATTAGTTCTTTGGTTACGATGTTTTTATAAGGTGGTATAGTCACATTCACATTGCCCCTTACCGGGGGTCGAGGGGACACACTAGTGTTTAATGGCAGGGAGCACAGCAGAGTGGGGTAGCAGCCGGTGGACAGTCAGGTCATCCCAGGGAAAAAAACagggcactttttttttttcttttttcttttttttttcgggaaAAGCATTACAGGCTCAGGGAGTCCTAACTTCCGGCTCCGTGGACCTACACATTCCAGTGATAATACAGTCTGGGTCAGATtagtacattttgtttttttaaaaatagtataGAATACAATCTACACTTGGCAtcgattatttttttacaccgTATTTCAGTTGATGGCTCATCAAATATGAAAAAGTGCAATTTAATTTCCTCAACTTTGTTAATACCTTTGTTTGCGCTGCACTTTggttcctgtttttatttttgttttgttttttctaatactgcttgttaattatttaattgatgatatttttttaaaaggatgtGCCAAACCTGTTTTTGGAAATACTACGACCAActtttttgtgtgcgtgttgtCATTCTCGTGAGTGTAGcagggattattattattattattattattattattatagtgagGCTACTGGACGATCGAGTTTAAAGCAAAGCCTAGACTATGACAGCACTGAAAGGCTCAGCGAGTTTGAGAATCAAGAGGGCGTTTCTTGTGTAATAAGACTGCGTTATCTTCATATCAGTACTGTTAAGGGATATCTggacatctttttctttttttttttttttttggtaaacagTAACAGGTTGCCTgtacaatataacaaaaaaatgtgtgtcttGGCATCCGAGCTCACTAAGTGCAGTTTGCTTATTAGCATGAAATTCAGATACGATCCGCGGCGTTTTTACTTGGAGCACGTGATCTGGTAAAGGCCAAAAAAGCTACACGTGCTCTGTTTAATGCTAAGATCTGTAATCGTCCTGccatttcatagttttttttttatttttattgttcctATACTAATagtgattatatattttttttctttgtttttccagTCTGTATGCCTGCATGCATCATGTGTTGGTAGTTTGTCTGGATTAGCACTGAAACAAAGGACATTTCTGCGAGCAATATGCGTGCATCTCGACCCCTCGTAACAGGGAGTCGAAAGAAGCGATGCGAAATGTGAAACCTGTTCACGTCCGTCGTTATGATATTTACGTTTTCGTGTCACCGTCGTCGCTGTTGTGTTGTTGATGATGGCTCTTGATGCTGAGTTCCCAGCGGTTTATCTTGGTACGTTCCGTGTGTCCTGGTCGTtcgagaaaacacacacagccaaTAACGATGGAAACAACAGCCTTAGAGCATTAACGCACGGCCAACCCTGGACGCCGGCTTTCTGACTGAACTCAGCCATATGCATGCCATTAGAAATGTTTTTGGATGAAAACAACTTggacattttattgttttgtttcgtTTATTCGTCTGTTTtgtcattgtttatttttttccctttacagcTCCGAGGGGCATCAGCAGTAACGTGGTATCTCCacgtgttttatttcattttattttattttttcctcctaCATGGAACACACTGAGAGAATCTGACTATCCTAGAGGGATGGTCTTATGTTCAGCCGCCTATATAAACACACGACTACGTGTTTTCTACTAAGAATGTACAGTTTAAAAGGAAAAGCAATGCGCTTCAGTATTACCGCGTGTTTCAATGTGTGCGAGCACGCACGCCTCCGCACTCCCAGGATGCAAAAGGGTGTGTTACCGTACATTTCTGAAGACTGTGTATATAATgtagaatgtgttttttttttgttgttgttgttgttgttgttgtagttttttttgtttttgtttcttttttaactgtgagtgcgtttaaaaaaaaaaaagagaagtgttGTCCAGCGGTGTCAAACCTGATGCATCTTACGtcctaaaatattgtttttgtgaATAATATACAAAGATGGAGACACACTGAATgatgtgtttattaataaaataaaccataaGGTTATTTGAAACACTGTGTATCGCCTGTATGTCCATATGTCAATGTGTTCTCTTTTAATCGGCAGCGCTCAGAGATGGTAAATCGATATAACAACATGACTCGCCCGGGGCATTGCGTGTTCTGCGTGTTCTTGTTTGaaagtgaaacacacacacacacacacaaatacaggcctaaatataataattgtttGGTGGAGAGAGTGAAAATCGCCCCTTCACGTGACGCTCCTAATAAACCGACCCGTTTAGCGCTGAGTCCTGCTGTCCTGCACGGAACCCTACCACTTGTGGGCATGCGTGTCCTGGCATTCTGCCACGCGTCCTCCAATTAACACGGCCCCCGTCGGCAGCGCGGTTCTGTCTTCTGTCAGTTTCCCGGAATGAATGCGTGCCCGAGACCGTAGGCGTCGGTTGACGTTGGCTAATCTCGCAGCATGAATTTATCAACATGAATAGCGCAGCATGCGTCTCGTCCTTTAACAGCATATGGAACGAACAATGCATAGACGAGTGCCTCATTGCAGACACGACGCCAGTTCCGAAACGACTTACGCTACCTCCGAGCGTCACCGAGACGTTGGTCTGTTTTTCGCTCTGGTTAGCGGGTTCCCATCCTATAGTGCTGCCAGTGCGATTGAACCCTTTGCTTTCAGCGATTTACTCTTTTAGTCATTTTTCTACACTGCTCAGACTAATCAGCTTCCAAATCAGCTTTCGTGCTAATACGATCATTACCGCCATCACGCTCGTCTTCTCGTACAAGGCTGACTAGCCAAGCCGATTTTTATAGCTGCATTGCATTCTGGGACTTTACTTCAACATATCCACTTATTCCATACTATactattatacaatatttttcatTGATCATAAAATGTTGatggaaaaagtgaaaaatcttgttttctgattttattcaatttttttttacgttattttatacatatactaCAGAAAATGCCCGTGACAAAGAAGCTACCTCTGAAGTTGCTAATTTCAGCTGATTtgtagagatgattttatacatGCCCCAAAATGGGCAATTTTCAacattatactgtctcacttctAACGTTAATACTTTAAAATGCTTATTATTCACATTTCTTCATGTGGATTGATACTAAAAGCTAAAAGacgcatatgacctgtaaaaatggTTAATTAAATTAGCTTTTGGGTAAAAgcctaaaaaggaaaaaaataaaaaaaatctgtagtgtctgtaaccatttCAGATTTATGTTGCGaaatcttaacaattttgcattttagtataaaaagggcatgaaattgtatttagtaaatgattttttgtatttaatttttaataaatatataaaattaatttaataaaaattgtatttaaaaaaacgaagcatggatcaggagataagaagcattaagtattatgaaaaatcactttttaaccTCAGTAAGACACGTTTTTGTGCACAGATACCATGTTTTGTATGTATTGAATACAATGACAAGGAAGCCTTTCTTCGTCTTCTTGTTGTTTCTTTAGAACCAACACCCTCAGGCTTGTATCAGTAAACGCCATTATATCTGCACCAGCTATATCCTACTGTAGCAATGGGAATAATGAACCGTCTTCTATATGTTTCACCATTGAGTCTTATAAACTATTAAACAACAGTACCACAGGGTTAGCAccgtggcctcgcacctccagggtcgagggttcgaatTCGGCCTGGGGTTTGTGTCTTTGCGTGTGGTTTGCATGCTCTCTCcatgtgctcggtgggtttcctcca
This region of Clarias gariepinus isolate MV-2021 ecotype Netherlands chromosome 9, CGAR_prim_01v2, whole genome shotgun sequence genomic DNA includes:
- the egr3 gene encoding early growth response protein 3 — encoded protein: MTGKLAEKLPLTMSSLINAIPDSLYPEEDIPTSSMNIFTSTDSVSHYSQMNTDNIMDLGMGGEKSNNEIPYASSSFQSSRSGQTVTYLGKFAFDTPPSGGIGSSGWCPDNNIISLVSAGILGVSPSPGSITTQTSSSGGMNVQSSDIDQVYAPPLPTYSACGDMYQEQVAFHHSPAASSSLSYAPSEYHSTSKAVDASLFSMIPDYNLFQHQGGAGEAGAMEHKPFQSVEPLRVNPPPITPLETIRAFKDKQQLQPGFLGSQQHHVSQHHHQHQQIPLTLKPVRPRKYPNRPSKTPVHERPHACPAEHCDRRFSRSDELTRHLRIHTGHKPFQCRICMRSFSRSDHLTTHIRTHTGEKPFSCDFCGRKFARSDERKRHAKVHLKHKDKKPAEKAGSSSATATTATRTSPPGSCGSSGASGANVLTVTTCA